Proteins from a genomic interval of Clostridium sp. 'deep sea':
- a CDS encoding ABC transporter ATP-binding protein yields MKLLQVKNLTISLQNKRIIVNNISFEVNSGDVVGIIGQSGSGKSILTMGILGLLNKNEFTVTGSVFYKGEDITALSPQKRSLLLGKEMSLITQNPMTAFDPSTKILKQLSSIIRSNYPYSKQDIKDKCIKQLENLGLINATKIMESYPYELSGGMLQRVMIALITLLESRLIIADEITTAIDAENKNVALNLLKSLNAQGVSLIFISHDFQALKQIANKVIVLEQGVLVESGSLKKIMFNPQKQYTKRLLRASILNGES; encoded by the coding sequence ATGAAACTATTACAAGTAAAAAACTTAACAATAAGTTTGCAAAATAAAAGAATAATAGTTAATAACATTTCATTTGAGGTTAATTCTGGAGATGTTGTAGGCATTATTGGTCAAAGTGGAAGTGGTAAAAGTATTTTAACTATGGGTATTTTAGGTTTATTAAATAAAAATGAATTTACGGTAACTGGCAGTGTGTTTTACAAGGGTGAAGATATTACTGCATTATCACCTCAAAAAAGGTCACTTTTATTGGGTAAAGAGATGTCTTTAATCACTCAAAACCCTATGACAGCCTTTGACCCTTCAACTAAAATATTAAAGCAATTGTCATCAATAATACGCTCAAATTACCCTTATTCAAAGCAAGATATTAAGGACAAGTGTATAAAGCAACTAGAAAATTTGGGGTTAATAAATGCCACTAAAATTATGGAGAGTTATCCTTATGAACTTAGTGGAGGCATGTTGCAGCGAGTTATGATTGCCTTAATTACTTTGCTTGAAAGTAGGCTAATTATAGCAGATGAAATTACTACTGCTATTGATGCTGAAAATAAAAATGTGGCTCTAAATCTTCTAAAGTCTCTAAATGCACAAGGAGTAAGCCTAATATTTATAAGCCACGATTTTCAGGCACTAAAACAAATTGCGAACAAAGTAATTGTTTTAGAGCAAGGTGTATTAGTAGAGAGTGGTAGCTTGAAAAAAATTATGTTTAATCCTCAAAAGCAATACACTAAAAGACTGTTAAGAGCCAGTATTTTAAACGGGGAGAGTTAA
- a CDS encoding GNAT family N-acetyltransferase — protein sequence MFIELKSNDYYKVAKLFKINFSLEIASIIKKKCGQIFVDNELNPQTACIFNNYHNFYIAGKTNNSSFNNDFSNHLLNSISPTMRKSNCLDFYIHYGDLNAWSELLENILKKHHVNKINWRYYVYNKMKTDLNIELPSGYILKKIDAELLKQADLKNINKINTWLSETWLNQQDFLLNGFGFCIINDNCIVSWCLADFVIKNKCEIGIETDKDYRQKGFATKTLLACVKYCLSIGINYIGWRCLESNIGSQKTAEKVGFRLAKNYSVIFGWYNRFDNYLVHAYSYYCKQNYLQASLLYEKAFELMALNKEEVHISQICNSKNKFWFYFNAARVYAQLGNIEASVSKLKLSFKMGLSKNMFIKEKSFKVLNNHKELTKLLNEYN from the coding sequence ATGTTTATTGAATTAAAAAGTAATGATTACTATAAAGTAGCGAAACTATTCAAAATAAACTTTAGTTTAGAAATAGCATCAATTATTAAAAAAAAATGTGGCCAAATATTTGTTGATAATGAACTAAATCCCCAAACAGCCTGCATTTTTAACAACTATCATAATTTTTATATAGCCGGAAAAACAAATAACTCAAGTTTCAACAATGATTTTTCTAATCATTTGTTAAATTCTATATCTCCTACTATGCGTAAAAGCAATTGTTTAGACTTTTATATACATTATGGCGACCTGAATGCATGGTCAGAATTATTAGAAAATATACTAAAAAAACATCATGTTAACAAAATTAATTGGAGATATTATGTATATAATAAAATGAAAACTGATTTAAATATTGAATTACCTAGTGGCTATATTTTAAAGAAAATTGATGCTGAATTATTAAAGCAAGCAGATTTAAAAAATATAAATAAAATTAATACATGGTTATCAGAGACATGGTTAAATCAACAAGACTTTTTGCTAAATGGTTTTGGTTTTTGTATTATTAATGATAATTGTATAGTAAGTTGGTGTCTAGCTGATTTCGTTATTAAAAACAAATGTGAAATTGGAATTGAAACCGATAAAGATTATAGACAAAAAGGATTTGCTACTAAAACACTTTTGGCCTGTGTGAAATATTGCTTATCTATTGGCATAAACTATATCGGGTGGCGCTGTTTAGAATCTAATATAGGCTCTCAAAAAACAGCCGAAAAAGTTGGTTTTAGGTTGGCAAAGAATTACAGTGTTATATTTGGTTGGTATAATCGTTTTGATAATTACTTAGTTCATGCATATAGTTATTATTGTAAACAAAATTATTTACAGGCATCTTTATTATATGAAAAAGCATTTGAATTAATGGCCTTAAATAAAGAAGAAGTACATATATCTCAGATTTGTAACAGTAAAAATAAATTTTGGTTTTACTTCAATGCAGCACGAGTTTATGCCCAGCTTGGTAATATTGAGGCATCAGTAAGTAAATTAAAACTATCATTTAAAATGGGTTTATCTAAAAATATGTTTATTAAAGAAAAATCGTTTAAAGTACTTAATAATCACAAAGAGTTAACTAAACTTCTTAATGAATATAATTAG
- the gltS gene encoding sodium/glutamate symporter: MVLNLDIVQTLALAVVVLLIGMGIKKRVKFLENFCIPAPVIGGILFAIFILIAKQTDFLVINMDMTLKNVFMNAFFTTVGFTASFKLLKKGGVQVIVFLVIAVVLVALQNVVGVGLAKVFNINPLIGLSTGSVPMTGGHGTSGSFAPLFEQAGAVGATTVALASATFGLIIGSMIGGPLGKRLIEKNNLQQDQQYVKKQVTEEFKSKTLDSKSFMLATCQIVIAMGIGTIVSYLLEKTGMKFPSYLGSMFVAAILRNISDFTKKLNVLNKEIDIIGHTSLFLFLAMALMGLKLWQLADLAVPLIVMLLAQALLMGLFAYFVTFNIMGKDYDAAVMACGHCGFGMGATPNAMANMNALSGKYGISQKAFFVIPLIGSLFIDFFNSGTILIFMNFFK; this comes from the coding sequence ATGGTATTAAACTTAGATATTGTGCAAACGCTTGCACTTGCTGTTGTAGTTTTACTTATTGGTATGGGTATTAAAAAGAGAGTTAAATTTCTTGAAAACTTTTGCATACCAGCACCGGTAATTGGTGGAATTTTATTTGCAATTTTTATACTTATCGCAAAGCAAACAGATTTTTTAGTAATTAATATGGATATGACTTTAAAAAATGTATTTATGAATGCCTTTTTTACTACAGTAGGTTTTACAGCTAGTTTTAAACTACTAAAAAAAGGAGGAGTACAGGTTATAGTATTTTTAGTAATTGCAGTAGTTTTAGTAGCCTTGCAAAATGTAGTGGGGGTAGGTTTAGCTAAGGTATTTAATATTAACCCACTTATTGGTTTAAGTACTGGTTCGGTGCCTATGACTGGTGGACACGGAACATCGGGTTCGTTTGCTCCGTTGTTTGAGCAAGCGGGTGCTGTTGGAGCTACGACTGTGGCTTTGGCATCTGCAACATTTGGATTAATTATAGGGTCGATGATAGGTGGACCATTGGGTAAAAGACTAATCGAAAAAAATAATTTACAACAAGATCAACAATATGTTAAAAAACAAGTCACAGAAGAATTTAAGAGTAAAACCTTAGATAGCAAGTCTTTTATGTTAGCGACATGTCAAATAGTTATTGCTATGGGCATAGGTACAATAGTATCTTATCTGCTCGAAAAAACAGGCATGAAGTTTCCATCATATCTTGGCTCGATGTTTGTAGCAGCAATTTTGAGAAATATTTCAGATTTTACAAAAAAATTAAATGTACTTAATAAAGAAATAGATATTATTGGTCATACCTCATTGTTTTTGTTTTTAGCAATGGCTTTAATGGGTTTAAAGTTATGGCAATTAGCAGACTTAGCTGTTCCTCTAATTGTAATGTTACTGGCTCAAGCATTATTAATGGGGCTATTTGCTTACTTTGTAACCTTTAATATTATGGGTAAAGACTACGACGCTGCTGTTATGGCCTGTGGACACTGTGGATTTGGTATGGGTGCTACTCCTAATGCCATGGCAAACATGAATGCTCTTTCTGGCAAATATGGGATATCTCAAAAGGCATTCTTTGTAATACCGTTAATCGGTAGCTTATTTATAGACTTTTTTAACTCAGGAACTATTTTAATATTTATGAATTTCTTTAAATAG
- a CDS encoding ABC transporter substrate-binding protein, with the protein MKSNKTKLLVLFLISILLVSGCQNSSQYSNNPSSKKVIRLCESWNFESGFHSVFAPNISKNFGLYRFLPNFYEALVKYENGVIVPSLAEKWLISEDGKSYTFTLKKNVKFSDGSDLTSAAVKKSVENVPKLLGRYNGSYGLTSTLLSDIETPDDYTVIINLKTPYYGALHDFATLNTFGIMSLAAYNEDGSLNDNSKQATYGTGPYMYQGEKANLTYTFVRNPYYSGEKPEVDKFIVKVIENNDAKLLALKNNEIDIIVGSTNILYDSFKSLENSEQIKGEVAERSNVTRLLGINAAKDAFNDKNVRIAIAHALDKKSICNNLFYNIESVANSVLSQHLPYCNVDLQPYEFNIEKAKEILNNNGWIINSNGILEKDGQTLEGDLLYFGGIADLDSLAIKIATDLAQIGIKITAKRMEGHSHYSAIANGEYDLALQETYGLPYDPYLFISILGSQPIRDNFMAQGLAGVKEANKLIADLNCMIEDNNIQNQFKIILNELHNTASLLPITNKKELVLFSTAKIAKYEFYSLPMSINVASIKLN; encoded by the coding sequence ATGAAAAGCAATAAAACAAAGTTATTGGTATTGTTTTTGATAAGTATTTTATTAGTAAGTGGTTGCCAAAATAGTAGCCAATATAGTAATAATCCAAGCAGTAAAAAAGTTATAAGACTTTGTGAGAGTTGGAATTTTGAAAGTGGTTTTCATAGTGTTTTTGCACCAAATATAAGCAAAAATTTTGGCTTATATCGATTTTTACCGAACTTTTATGAAGCCCTAGTTAAATATGAAAACGGTGTAATTGTGCCAAGTTTAGCTGAAAAATGGCTTATCTCAGAGGATGGAAAAAGCTATACTTTTACCTTGAAAAAAAATGTTAAATTTAGCGATGGTAGTGACTTAACTTCTGCAGCTGTTAAAAAATCGGTGGAAAATGTACCTAAATTATTAGGGCGTTATAATGGCTCATATGGACTAACTAGTACTTTGCTTAGCGATATTGAAACACCAGATGATTATACCGTAATTATTAATTTAAAAACTCCCTATTATGGAGCATTACATGATTTTGCAACACTTAATACCTTTGGAATAATGAGCTTAGCTGCCTATAACGAAGACGGTAGTTTAAATGACAATAGCAAACAAGCGACATATGGAACTGGTCCTTATATGTATCAGGGAGAAAAAGCTAACTTAACTTATACCTTTGTTCGAAATCCTTATTATAGTGGAGAAAAACCAGAAGTCGATAAATTTATAGTTAAAGTTATTGAAAATAATGATGCTAAATTACTAGCCTTAAAAAACAATGAAATAGATATCATCGTGGGTTCAACTAATATATTGTATGATAGCTTTAAAAGTCTAGAAAATAGTGAGCAGATTAAAGGTGAAGTAGCAGAGCGCAGTAATGTAACAAGGCTATTAGGTATAAATGCTGCTAAAGATGCTTTTAATGATAAAAATGTAAGAATTGCTATAGCACATGCTCTAGATAAAAAATCTATTTGTAATAATCTGTTTTACAATATTGAATCAGTAGCTAATTCAGTATTAAGCCAGCACTTACCTTATTGTAATGTAGATTTGCAGCCTTATGAGTTTAATATAGAAAAAGCTAAAGAAATACTTAATAACAATGGTTGGATTATAAATAGTAATGGCATTTTAGAAAAAGATGGTCAAACCTTAGAGGGAGATCTTTTATATTTTGGTGGCATAGCAGATTTAGATAGCTTAGCAATTAAAATTGCCACTGATTTAGCGCAAATAGGAATAAAAATTACAGCAAAACGTATGGAGGGTCATAGCCACTATAGTGCTATAGCCAATGGTGAGTATGATTTAGCATTGCAAGAAACCTATGGATTACCTTATGATCCGTATTTATTTATAAGTATTTTAGGTAGCCAGCCTATTAGGGACAACTTTATGGCCCAGGGACTTGCAGGTGTTAAAGAAGCAAATAAATTAATTGCTGATTTAAACTGCATGATTGAAGATAATAACATTCAAAATCAGTTTAAAATAATCTTAAATGAATTGCATAATACAGCTTCTTTGCTACCTATTACAAATAAAAAAGAGCTTGTTTTGTTCTCAACAGCAAAAATAGCTAAATATGAGTTTTACAGTTTACCTATGTCTATAAATGTAGCCTCAATAAAGCTCAATTAA
- a CDS encoding dipeptide/oligopeptide/nickel ABC transporter ATP-binding protein — protein sequence MIKIKKLTKNYYVNGEKFTAVNNVDFILQKNKIYSLVGESGSGKSTLARMISLIEKPSSGDILYKNKSIIGLTKKQILKKRKDIQLVLQDGKSALDPCKSVKQLIMEPLKNIINITNANSYNYVTKLMNQVELPLTYLTKKPYQLSGGEQKRVNIARAIGVSPQLIIFDEALGSQDVIVRKRLLDLLKNIQQEAKCTFLFITHDLDVALYISERIVFMKNGIIVEDASVNDDNEFKHSYSKKLIAQQYCQSC from the coding sequence ATGATTAAGATAAAAAAGCTTACAAAAAACTATTATGTTAATGGTGAAAAATTCACAGCAGTAAATAATGTAGATTTTATCCTACAAAAAAATAAAATTTACTCTTTAGTAGGGGAAAGTGGTAGCGGTAAAAGCACATTAGCCAGAATGATTAGCTTAATTGAAAAACCGAGTAGTGGCGATATCCTTTATAAAAATAAGAGTATTATTGGTCTTACAAAAAAACAAATTCTAAAAAAAAGAAAAGATATTCAGTTAGTGTTACAAGATGGTAAAAGTGCTCTTGATCCTTGTAAAAGTGTAAAACAATTAATAATGGAGCCCTTAAAAAATATTATTAATATAACTAATGCCAACAGTTACAACTATGTAACTAAGCTAATGAATCAGGTAGAACTGCCGTTAACTTATTTAACTAAAAAACCCTATCAACTAAGTGGAGGTGAGCAAAAAAGAGTAAACATTGCTAGAGCAATAGGGGTAAGCCCTCAGCTAATTATTTTTGATGAAGCTTTGGGTAGCCAAGATGTAATAGTAAGAAAAAGGCTTTTAGATTTATTAAAAAACATTCAACAAGAGGCTAAATGTACCTTTTTATTTATTACTCATGACCTTGATGTAGCTTTATATATTTCAGAAAGAATTGTTTTTATGAAGAATGGAATTATTGTTGAAGATGCAAGTGTTAATGACGACAACGAGTTTAAACATAGTTATAGTAAAAAGCTTATTGCTCAGCAATATTGCCAAAGCTGTTAA
- a CDS encoding DNA-binding domain-containing protein, whose translation MANKKFLIVDDDINICKMLAYLIKKNSLGRVVEELHSGQYAVDEILLFNPDIVLIDLLLPYKDGIEIINLARGRGFKGKFIMISQVEDEKMISKAYESGIIFFINKPINNIEAFNVIKGVCKNIDLEQSVALIKNAVLDIKVSSDVIPSLEESLNTQITKIFKDLGITGETGSNELKKLLFKIIKLKKISPNQKYQLQSLYESIAEEASFNNNINISKRSIEKRIRRVIQKALRNLAAHGYDDYYSLKFTEYSSLLFNYKQVKQEIRYIDNPNLEHGKISIKKFLEGFIAKLKY comes from the coding sequence ATGGCAAATAAAAAATTTTTAATTGTAGACGATGATATAAACATATGCAAAATGCTTGCCTATTTAATAAAAAAGAATAGCTTAGGAAGGGTAGTTGAGGAGCTGCACTCAGGACAATATGCTGTTGATGAAATACTATTATTTAACCCCGATATAGTTTTAATAGATCTACTATTGCCTTATAAAGATGGAATAGAAATAATAAACCTAGCCAGAGGTAGAGGCTTTAAAGGTAAGTTCATTATGATATCTCAGGTAGAGGATGAAAAGATGATATCTAAGGCTTACGAAAGTGGCATAATATTTTTTATTAACAAACCAATTAACAATATTGAGGCTTTTAATGTTATTAAAGGCGTCTGTAAAAACATAGATTTAGAGCAATCTGTTGCCTTAATTAAAAATGCAGTATTAGATATTAAAGTTTCTAGTGATGTAATTCCATCACTAGAAGAGAGTTTAAATACTCAAATTACTAAAATATTTAAAGACCTTGGTATTACAGGTGAAACGGGTAGTAATGAGCTTAAAAAGCTGTTGTTTAAAATCATTAAATTAAAGAAAATTTCACCAAATCAAAAGTACCAATTACAAAGTCTCTATGAGAGCATTGCTGAGGAGGCTAGTTTTAATAACAATATCAATATAAGTAAACGTTCTATAGAAAAACGGATACGTAGAGTTATTCAAAAGGCCTTGAGAAACCTAGCTGCTCATGGTTATGATGACTACTATAGCCTTAAATTTACAGAGTATAGTTCACTTTTATTTAATTATAAACAGGTAAAACAAGAAATAAGATATATTGATAATCCTAATCTCGAGCATGGCAAAATATCTATTAAAAAGTTTTTAGAAGGCTTTATAGCTAAGCTAAAATATTAA
- a CDS encoding ABC transporter permease, which translates to MIKKIVSLLTLIIGVTIITFVLLSLTEADPAEVYARRIYINPTQEEINSIRLELGYDQPLYQQYFNYLVKLGKGDLGKSLVTNNRVIKDICLTLKETLKLIGCSCVWIITLTIFLACLAVKFRNRFVDHLVRLFVILGISVPSFWLGFIFLYVFAVNLKIFNVMDFGTLKGLILPSLTLAIPTTATLVRLLRSNMLSEINKDYFIFARASGKSESKIIFSSVLKNSLPPVITLFFQNIGLMIGGSAIVESVFSWPGLGMYLLNAIMQLDLPAISGCVLIISLIFIACNSLASIINKLLMPKLSMQGVK; encoded by the coding sequence ATGATTAAAAAAATTGTAAGTTTACTAACGCTAATTATTGGGGTTACTATAATTACTTTTGTGTTACTTAGCTTAACAGAAGCAGACCCTGCAGAGGTATATGCTCGCAGAATTTATATAAATCCAACTCAAGAAGAGATTAATAGTATTAGGCTGGAGCTTGGTTATGATCAACCACTTTATCAACAATACTTTAACTATTTAGTTAAGCTAGGTAAAGGCGATTTAGGTAAATCTTTGGTAACTAATAATAGGGTAATTAAAGATATATGTTTAACGCTTAAAGAAACCTTAAAACTAATAGGTTGTAGTTGTGTTTGGATTATTACTTTAACAATATTTTTAGCCTGCCTGGCAGTTAAGTTTAGAAATAGATTTGTAGATCATCTTGTAAGATTATTTGTTATTTTGGGTATATCAGTGCCAAGTTTTTGGTTGGGTTTTATCTTTTTATATGTATTTGCAGTAAATCTTAAAATATTTAATGTTATGGATTTTGGAACCTTAAAAGGACTTATTTTACCATCACTAACTTTAGCTATACCAACAACAGCAACATTAGTTAGGCTCTTAAGGAGCAATATGTTAAGTGAAATTAATAAAGATTACTTTATTTTTGCTAGGGCAAGTGGAAAATCGGAGAGCAAAATAATATTTAGTAGTGTGTTAAAAAACTCTTTGCCACCTGTTATAACTCTCTTTTTTCAAAACATTGGTTTAATGATAGGTGGTAGTGCTATTGTAGAAAGCGTTTTTTCTTGGCCTGGGCTAGGTATGTATTTACTTAATGCCATTATGCAATTAGATTTACCAGCAATCTCAGGTTGTGTATTGATTATTTCTTTAATATTTATTGCTTGTAATAGCTTGGCTAGTATTATAAATAAACTTCTTATGCCAAAACTTAGCATGCAAGGGGTTAAATAA
- a CDS encoding ABC transporter permease subunit, with protein sequence MRNILKNKQGLIGLVMILTVIIVAVLAPYIAPNNPNEVDISHKFLEGNDKFPLGTDQLGRCIISRLMYGARFSLFIALTVLIILIIISVTLGITTAYFGGIVDYIFQSICNIFICFPPLVVVLALSGFLGSSIKSLIISFVLSMWVWFVKVIRSYVLIEKNKDYIISSRLAGCSDKQIIFNHILPNIAPSLVVYFSTSIGALILMLSGYAFLGVGLDTNTPEWGSMLSNGKTYLYASKALIVYPGLCILYTATGFNLLGEALKDIFAPRGN encoded by the coding sequence ATGAGAAATATTCTTAAGAATAAACAGGGTTTAATTGGTTTAGTAATGATATTAACAGTAATAATAGTGGCAGTTTTGGCACCCTATATAGCACCTAATAATCCTAATGAGGTTGATATAAGTCACAAATTTTTAGAGGGCAATGATAAATTTCCATTAGGAACAGATCAATTAGGTAGATGTATAATTTCAAGATTAATGTATGGGGCAAGGTTTTCACTATTTATAGCACTTACAGTTTTAATAATTTTAATAATAATTAGCGTTACTTTAGGAATAACAACTGCTTACTTTGGAGGCATAGTAGATTATATTTTTCAAAGCATTTGTAATATATTTATTTGTTTTCCACCACTAGTAGTGGTATTAGCTTTATCAGGTTTTTTAGGCAGCAGTATCAAAAGCCTAATAATCTCCTTTGTTTTATCTATGTGGGTGTGGTTTGTAAAGGTGATTAGAAGCTATGTTTTAATAGAAAAAAATAAAGATTATATTATCTCCTCTAGGCTAGCTGGTTGCAGTGATAAACAAATTATCTTTAATCACATTTTACCTAATATAGCCCCATCATTAGTTGTTTATTTTAGCACCAGTATTGGAGCATTAATTTTAATGTTATCGGGCTACGCCTTTTTAGGAGTTGGTTTAGACACAAATACACCCGAGTGGGGTTCTATGCTAAGTAATGGCAAAACATACTTATATGCAAGTAAAGCATTAATAGTTTATCCGGGTTTATGTATTTTATATACAGCAACAGGTTTTAACTTATTAGGAGAAGCCTTAAAAGATATTTTTGCACCGAGAGGTAACTAA
- a CDS encoding ABC transporter ATP-binding protein, translating into MKNKKLFKLIKDTGRFKIILGILLTILNSALSYIPYFAVYKVIVQLMNKTLTYQQLMMWASITLITVVFRTLSITMASFLTHTVAFNAMHRLRLQVIEHMSKLNLGFFNNKNKGSLKTTLFDDIGRLENFIAHNIIQLTQALVVPIGLIIVLFVMQPILTICVLIPGILGVVLPMRKMKKYPQLTNQFTKSIEELNASSNEMVNCIKTLKMFNITATKFKRYTSAVKTYVNTLITMAKMSCKPIAITVVVLDSSLLFTIPIGGLLYLNGQIEAATLLLFGLLSMCLYSNLQSLMTIRMGMMELNSGLANIDEILALKPIVSGNKTVSKNEVEVLEFKKLCFKYDEDEVLNNINLICKPNTVTAFVGASGAGKTTAAQLIGKYWVATKGAIKINGININELKEESLMDLTSFVFQEQFMLQASIYENITMGCSYSKQLVIKAAKEAQIHDFIVSLPDGYQTKVTGIKLSGGQMQRISIARAILKDSAIVVLDEATSFSDIENERKIQLALQNLLKNKIVIMIAHRLNTIQNADNIVVFDKGKIVEHGKHSELLSKNAVYHSMWQIFISSYREGVE; encoded by the coding sequence ATGAAAAATAAAAAACTTTTTAAACTTATTAAAGATACTGGTAGATTTAAAATTATATTAGGAATATTATTAACAATTTTAAACTCAGCATTATCCTATATTCCTTATTTTGCAGTTTATAAAGTCATTGTTCAGTTAATGAACAAAACGCTAACATATCAGCAACTAATGATGTGGGCAAGTATTACTTTAATTACTGTTGTATTTAGAACACTAAGTATTACAATGGCAAGTTTTTTAACCCATACAGTTGCCTTTAATGCCATGCATAGGTTGAGATTACAGGTAATTGAGCATATGAGTAAGCTTAACTTAGGTTTTTTTAATAATAAAAATAAGGGTAGCCTAAAAACTACCCTTTTTGATGATATTGGTAGGCTCGAGAATTTTATTGCCCATAATATTATTCAATTAACTCAGGCTTTGGTAGTTCCTATTGGTTTAATTATTGTTTTATTTGTAATGCAACCTATTTTAACAATATGTGTATTGATTCCAGGCATTTTAGGTGTAGTTTTGCCTATGCGCAAAATGAAAAAATACCCCCAATTAACAAACCAGTTTACAAAATCAATTGAAGAACTAAATGCCTCAAGCAATGAAATGGTTAATTGCATAAAAACCTTAAAAATGTTTAACATAACGGCTACTAAATTTAAGCGATATACATCTGCTGTAAAAACATATGTTAATACACTAATTACAATGGCAAAAATGTCTTGTAAGCCCATTGCTATTACTGTAGTTGTCTTAGATTCATCTTTGCTTTTTACTATTCCAATTGGAGGATTGCTCTACTTAAATGGACAAATTGAAGCCGCTACCTTATTATTGTTTGGGCTTTTATCTATGTGTTTATATAGTAATTTGCAAAGCCTTATGACTATTAGAATGGGTATGATGGAGCTAAATAGTGGACTGGCTAACATAGATGAAATATTGGCTCTAAAACCTATAGTTAGTGGCAATAAAACTGTTAGTAAAAATGAGGTTGAAGTACTAGAGTTTAAAAAACTTTGCTTTAAGTATGATGAAGATGAGGTTCTTAATAATATTAATCTTATTTGTAAACCCAATACGGTTACAGCTTTTGTGGGGGCCTCTGGAGCAGGTAAAACTACTGCAGCCCAACTCATAGGAAAATACTGGGTAGCTACTAAGGGAGCCATTAAAATTAACGGCATTAATATAAATGAACTTAAAGAAGAGTCTTTAATGGATTTAACATCCTTTGTATTTCAAGAGCAATTTATGTTGCAGGCTTCAATCTACGAAAATATAACAATGGGTTGTTCATACAGTAAACAGCTAGTTATAAAGGCGGCTAAAGAGGCCCAAATACATGACTTTATAGTAAGCTTACCTGATGGTTATCAAACTAAGGTAACAGGAATAAAGCTATCGGGCGGACAAATGCAAAGAATTTCAATAGCTAGAGCTATTTTAAAAGACTCTGCAATTGTTGTATTAGATGAAGCTACCTCTTTTTCGGATATTGAAAACGAGCGAAAAATACAATTAGCACTGCAAAATTTACTAAAAAATAAAATTGTAATAATGATAGCACATAGATTAAATACCATTCAAAATGCTGATAACATTGTTGTTTTTGATAAAGGAAAAATAGTTGAACACGGAAAACATAGCGAACTATTATCTAAAAATGCAGTATACCACAGTATGTGGCAAATCTTTATAAGTTCATATCGAGAGGGGGTAGAATAA